CGTTAAAAATTGGTTGTTACGAATTTAATCATTATCAACCAAAATGCATCAAAAAAAACCCCGACCTGTGCAGATCGGGGTTTGATAGGTTGAGATGTGTGCAATTACTTTCTGCCTGATTTTCCTCTCCACTGGGCGATGTTCTCATCATTCATTTTGGCGTAGTTGTCATAACCGGCTTCGATGGCCATGGCTTTGCTTTTCTCAGCAGTGGCAATGGCTCCTTTAAAATCGTTGTTGGCTGCCTGAGCACGCGAGAGGGTGATCAGGTTCCAGAATGTTTCGCGAATCTGGGTTGATTTGGTAGCCCACTCCAGTGCTTGCTTCGCGTCTTTGCCGTTGTCGAGATACCAGCGAGCAGAAGTGTTGTACACCCCGTAAGCGTTCTCAATCTCATTGATTTTGGCGAGGATATTCTCCTCGGCTTTGGCGTCCACATCTACCTCTACCTTAAAACAGGCGCGGGTTTCTTCCCACACCATGCACACGTCGCAGCTGGTGTCGGTAAGATTGTCAACGGTAAAGGTGAAGGTCTCTGTGTGCGGTACTTTCTGGGTGCGCACACGAATGCGAAGCGACTCCTCGGTGTCCTGGTAGTTTCCGGTTCCCCATTGATCGAGATTGGTGTTAAACATGATATCCCATGCATCCTGTCCGGGAATAGAGAACAAAGCATAGTCACCGGCAATCAGATCCTGGCCGTTTACTTTCACATCAGTGCTGAAAGAAATAGCAGATGCTTTGTTGGCGCCTGTGCGCCACATTTTATCGAAAGGAACCAGGTCGCCATAGATTTTTCTGTTTTTAGCACTTGGGCGGCTGTATTCGATACGAACTTTGGTAAGTCCAACTTCCTGCTTTACCACACCCATTGGGCTGGGTTTGGGAAGATCCTGTGCCACAAGGGCAGAACCTGCGAAAAGGGCAATGGCAATAAGTGATAATCGTTTCATGTTGCTCAGTTTTATATTGGGGCATAAAACTAAGCAAAACGGGCGGTTATCAAGCCACTTTCAGCTTGCTGATTTCAGCTTTGGAGAACTTCTCACGCGCGTAGGCCAGGGTAACCTTCAACTCGCGTGTGGCGCCGTCGGAAGGTATTTCATACATGGCATCGGTCATAATAGCCTCGCAGATAGAGCGCAAACCACGGGCGCCGAGCTTGTATTCCATGGCTTTCTCCACGATAAAATCCAGCACCTTCTTATCGAAACTCAAGGCCACATCATCCAGCTCAAAAAGCTTAATATACTGCTTGATAAGCGCATTTTTGGGTTCAGTAAGAATGCGGCGCAGGGTGGTTGCATCCAGCGGGTTGAGGTGGGTAAGTACCGGGAACCGCCCGATCAGTTCTGGAATCAACCCAAAGCTTTTGAGGTCTTGCGGCGAAATATAGCGCAGCAACTCATCATCTTCTATTTCGCGGGTATTGCCCGTGCCGTAACCGATGGGGTTGGTTTTGATGCGGCGCTTAATCATACGCTCAATACCGGCAAATGCTCCTCCACACACAAACAGAATATTGCGGGTATCCACCTGAATAAGTTTCTGCTCGGGGTGTTTTCGCCCCCCTTGTGGCGGCACATTCACA
This portion of the Cryomorphaceae bacterium genome encodes:
- a CDS encoding DUF2911 domain-containing protein, with product MKRLSLIAIALFAGSALVAQDLPKPSPMGVVKQEVGLTKVRIEYSRPSAKNRKIYGDLVPFDKMWRTGANKASAISFSTDVKVNGQDLIAGDYALFSIPGQDAWDIMFNTNLDQWGTGNYQDTEESLRIRVRTQKVPHTETFTFTVDNLTDTSCDVCMVWEETRACFKVEVDVDAKAEENILAKINEIENAYGVYNTSARWYLDNGKDAKQALEWATKSTQIRETFWNLITLSRAQAANNDFKGAIATAEKSKAMAIEAGYDNYAKMNDENIAQWRGKSGRK